The proteins below come from a single Kosakonia sp. SMBL-WEM22 genomic window:
- a CDS encoding SDR family NAD(P)-dependent oxidoreductase has protein sequence MKIDLSGKVALVTASTGGIGFAIATGLAQSGAEVILNGRSDETVNKAKAALTQHVSGARVRTAVADLGSAEGVASLLEAASGVDILVNNAGIYGPQDFYVTDDETWENYWQTNVMSGVRLARALLPAMVDKGWGRVVFISSESALNIPADMIHYGVTKTAQLSLARGLAKFVAGSGVTVNSVLPGPTMSDGFAGMMQEEMERTGKSLETLAKEFVMANRPSSVIQRAATVEEVANMVVYVCSTQASATSGAALRVDGGVVDDIV, from the coding sequence ATGAAGATTGATCTGAGCGGAAAAGTAGCGCTGGTTACCGCCTCGACGGGCGGGATTGGTTTCGCAATTGCGACCGGGCTGGCGCAGAGCGGTGCAGAGGTGATCCTCAACGGGCGCAGCGACGAGACGGTCAACAAGGCCAAAGCGGCGTTAACCCAGCACGTGAGCGGCGCTCGTGTGCGTACCGCTGTTGCCGATCTTGGCTCGGCGGAAGGCGTGGCTTCCCTGCTTGAGGCGGCCTCCGGGGTTGATATCCTGGTCAATAATGCCGGTATTTATGGCCCGCAGGATTTCTACGTCACCGATGACGAGACCTGGGAGAATTACTGGCAGACCAACGTCATGTCCGGCGTGCGGCTGGCACGCGCGCTGCTGCCCGCAATGGTCGATAAAGGCTGGGGCCGCGTGGTGTTTATCTCCTCCGAGTCTGCCCTGAATATTCCGGCAGATATGATCCACTATGGCGTGACCAAAACGGCGCAGTTGTCGCTGGCGCGCGGGCTGGCGAAGTTTGTTGCCGGCAGCGGCGTCACGGTCAACAGCGTATTACCGGGGCCAACGATGTCCGACGGTTTCGCCGGCATGATGCAGGAAGAGATGGAGAGAACCGGTAAGTCGCTGGAGACGCTGGCGAAAGAGTTTGTGATGGCGAATCGCCCCTCATCGGTTATCCAGCGCGCCGCCACCGTTGAAGAGGTGGCGAATATGGTGGTTTATGTTTGCTCAACGCAGGCGTCGGCGACCTCCGGCGCAGCGCTGCGCGTCGATGGCGGCGTGGTGGACGATATCGTTTAA
- a CDS encoding Imm50 family immunity protein — protein sequence MWFDHANGNEKIRFMFNNELSIERVEFENILFYDLSKVRIRFNSKIIPTTVPEKWKGVNFNAISIGLVFIGLKQLTLSGERIGFECSPELCHSGNITSLRIEDERGVQFMTLSAEAMVIDSIEPYLDQRWR from the coding sequence ATGTGGTTTGATCACGCCAATGGTAATGAAAAAATTAGATTCATGTTCAATAATGAGTTAAGCATAGAAAGAGTTGAGTTTGAAAATATTCTTTTCTATGACCTGTCAAAGGTGAGAATTCGATTTAATTCAAAAATAATACCTACCACGGTGCCTGAAAAATGGAAGGGAGTTAACTTTAACGCCATTTCTATAGGTCTTGTTTTTATCGGTTTAAAGCAGTTAACGCTGTCAGGTGAACGCATCGGTTTTGAGTGTTCTCCTGAACTCTGTCATTCTGGCAATATTACCTCATTGAGAATTGAAGATGAGAGAGGAGTTCAGTTCATGACGCTGTCTGCGGAAGCAATGGTTATTGATTCTATCGAGCCTTATTTAGATCAACGTTGGCGATAG
- a CDS encoding type IV secretion protein Rhs: protein MTLNEEVKKKINDQYGAEAIVEDWSFIVDDLSKSFQWSGSKIQWSMVSGHEYRKLDGRYDDWLMQINAFISGGAASDAINTSSLFYYINDSSLDFAVLMETSQFYGFLNYVINTIPQHHYFTDEKKRWCLVISSEGYIDFGYSNKNF from the coding sequence ATGACGTTAAATGAAGAAGTTAAAAAGAAGATAAATGATCAATACGGAGCAGAGGCAATTGTTGAAGATTGGAGCTTCATTGTAGATGATTTATCTAAATCCTTTCAGTGGTCGGGATCTAAAATACAGTGGTCTATGGTATCTGGACATGAATACCGGAAATTAGACGGCAGATATGACGACTGGCTGATGCAAATCAATGCTTTTATTTCAGGCGGCGCTGCCAGTGACGCCATTAACACCAGTAGTCTTTTTTACTATATAAATGATTCTTCGTTAGATTTTGCTGTACTTATGGAGACATCTCAATTTTACGGCTTCCTGAATTATGTCATTAATACTATTCCTCAGCATCATTATTTTACTGACGAAAAGAAACGATGGTGCTTAGTAATAAGCTCGGAAGGTTATATTGATTTTGGTTATTCAAATAAGAACTTCTAA
- a CDS encoding SMI1/KNR4 family protein, producing MVDIVNYNSPASNEEIIAFEKEKGVLFPEDYKSFLKAYNGGQPIPSAFSFFSKQEDGSAIDWFLSLGKDRYSNLRKYYERYKGRLPEDMIPIAHDAGGNLILIGVNEKQGIYFWDHEFEAEEGEVPDMTNVYTISHSFTDFLNNLHEIEL from the coding sequence ATGGTTGATATTGTTAATTATAATAGTCCTGCCAGCAACGAAGAAATTATAGCCTTTGAGAAAGAAAAGGGTGTTTTGTTTCCTGAAGATTATAAGTCGTTTCTGAAGGCGTATAATGGAGGTCAACCCATACCGAGCGCATTTAGCTTTTTCTCTAAGCAAGAAGATGGCTCTGCGATTGATTGGTTTCTTAGCCTGGGGAAAGACAGGTATAGCAACTTGAGAAAATATTATGAGAGGTATAAAGGTAGGCTGCCTGAAGACATGATACCTATTGCGCACGATGCTGGGGGTAACCTTATCCTGATTGGTGTTAACGAGAAGCAGGGAATCTATTTTTGGGATCACGAGTTTGAAGCTGAGGAGGGAGAAGTTCCTGACATGACGAATGTTTATACTATTAGTCATTCATTTACGGACTTCCTTAACAATCTTCATGAGATAGAGTTGTGA
- a CDS encoding methyl-accepting chemotaxis protein, with protein MSVKRSTGKKLKARTLMLISIFVTITAGFLVTIGLLIWQAMAQQEAVAKKHLQQIAQTETLQVSQQLDSALVAARDVGNSAWSLREAGLADRKGLDQLLRDYLHAHSDFLSMSLAFEPNAFDGKDGEFAGKPEQDPAGRYARYVDRDSAGNPSLHNLLDYETPGSGNYYVLPRQRQKEVIIEPYIYPYNGVDVMLTSIAAPIMRNGKFQGSVTSDFSLETLQKRIGAIKPWDGVGYAVLLSAENNVVSSPDKAAIGKPYKGTITGSEVVRFDDPQLGEPAFITWRTIAVGNSGTPWKLAIITPVSVVMAEAWHFLMNAIVMMVLSIIIVSLVVALVFTRKVARPVGGEPSEAAEIALSVAQGDLSSTIPVQRGDSSSIFYALHAMQGQLHRIVSTITDASNSVRAGSSEIAAGNLDLASRTEEQAAAIVETAASMEQIAVTVKNNADNAHKATRLTEQATDIAGQGEALVDEVVEVINKIDESAQKIGDINSIIDGIAFQTNILALNAAVEAARAGEQGRGFAVVAGEVRSLAQRSANAAKEISTLIDESTGRVSKGVALVNQTGAMMKQIIEAVSNVHLVINEIVQALDEQTKGINQVSVAVNQMDSATQQNASLVQQISAAAMSLEEQAKSLEETLAFFAARQV; from the coding sequence ATGTCAGTCAAAAGAAGCACCGGGAAAAAGCTCAAAGCCAGGACGCTGATGTTGATATCCATCTTTGTCACAATAACCGCCGGTTTTCTTGTGACCATTGGCCTGCTGATATGGCAAGCGATGGCGCAGCAGGAGGCGGTGGCGAAGAAACATCTGCAGCAGATAGCTCAAACCGAAACCCTGCAGGTGAGCCAGCAGCTTGATTCCGCCCTGGTTGCAGCGCGCGATGTCGGTAATAGCGCCTGGTCACTGCGTGAAGCAGGCCTTGCGGATCGCAAAGGGCTGGATCAACTCCTGCGCGACTACCTGCATGCGCACAGCGATTTCCTCTCAATGTCGTTGGCGTTTGAACCGAACGCTTTCGACGGTAAAGATGGCGAGTTCGCCGGCAAACCGGAGCAGGATCCCGCCGGGCGCTACGCCCGCTATGTCGATCGTGACTCGGCAGGCAACCCGTCTCTGCACAACTTGCTCGATTACGAAACGCCGGGCAGCGGCAACTACTATGTGCTGCCGCGCCAGCGCCAGAAAGAGGTGATTATCGAGCCCTATATCTACCCCTACAACGGGGTCGATGTGATGCTTACCTCCATCGCCGCGCCGATTATGCGCAACGGCAAGTTCCAGGGTTCGGTCACGTCCGATTTCTCGCTGGAGACGCTGCAAAAACGAATTGGTGCCATCAAACCGTGGGACGGCGTCGGCTATGCCGTGCTGCTGTCAGCGGAGAATAATGTCGTCTCCAGCCCCGACAAAGCGGCGATCGGCAAGCCCTACAAGGGCACCATTACGGGCAGCGAGGTGGTGCGTTTTGACGATCCGCAGCTCGGCGAACCGGCATTTATTACCTGGCGCACCATTGCGGTTGGCAACAGCGGCACGCCGTGGAAGCTGGCAATTATCACGCCGGTCAGCGTGGTGATGGCGGAAGCCTGGCACTTCCTGATGAACGCGATTGTGATGATGGTGCTAAGCATTATTATCGTCAGCCTGGTGGTGGCGCTGGTCTTTACCCGCAAAGTCGCACGCCCGGTGGGCGGTGAGCCATCGGAGGCGGCAGAGATTGCACTTTCGGTTGCGCAGGGCGATCTCAGCAGCACCATTCCCGTGCAGAGGGGCGACAGCAGCAGCATCTTCTACGCGCTGCACGCCATGCAGGGGCAGCTGCACCGGATTGTCAGCACCATCACCGATGCCAGTAACTCAGTGCGTGCGGGCAGTAGCGAAATTGCCGCCGGTAACCTCGATCTCGCTTCGCGCACCGAAGAGCAGGCGGCGGCGATAGTGGAAACTGCGGCGAGCATGGAGCAGATTGCCGTCACGGTGAAAAATAACGCCGATAACGCCCACAAAGCGACGCGTCTTACCGAACAGGCGACTGACATCGCCGGGCAGGGCGAAGCGCTGGTTGATGAAGTGGTCGAGGTCATTAATAAAATCGACGAAAGCGCGCAGAAGATCGGCGATATCAACAGCATCATCGACGGCATCGCTTTCCAGACCAATATCCTTGCGCTGAACGCCGCCGTGGAAGCGGCACGCGCCGGTGAGCAGGGGCGTGGTTTTGCCGTGGTTGCAGGCGAAGTGCGCAGCCTGGCGCAGCGCAGCGCCAATGCGGCGAAAGAGATTTCAACGCTGATTGATGAGTCGACCGGGCGCGTCAGCAAAGGCGTGGCGCTGGTGAATCAAACCGGCGCGATGATGAAGCAGATCATCGAGGCGGTCTCCAACGTTCACCTGGTGATCAACGAAATCGTGCAGGCGCTCGATGAGCAGACCAAGGGCATCAACCAGGTCAGCGTGGCGGTAAACCAGATGGATAGCGCCACCCAGCAGAACGCCTCGCTGGTGCAGCAGATCTCCGCCGCGGCCATGTCGCTGGAGGAGCAGGCGAAATCCCTGGAAGAGACGCTGGCCTTCTTCGCCGCGCGTCAGGTGTAA
- a CDS encoding alpha/beta hydrolase: MRRFPRRALLLALLFTGAAQSAEYGGQLEGFTYPWPLMHFEFQSQRQPLSMGYMDISADKPNGETVVLLHGKNFCAATWESTITALHDAGYRVIAPDQIGFCTSTKPANYQYSFQQLAENTHQLLAKLGVKKAVIIGHSTGGMLATRYALMYPKETQKLVMVNPIGLEDWKAKGVPYRSVDAWYQRELKTTAQSIKAYEQKTYYMGEWKPEYNKWVEMLAGLNNGPGKTRVAWNSALIYDMIYTQPVFYEFKDLRVPTTLFIGTGDTTAPGSDDAPPEVKKAVGNYKVLGKEAAELIPDARLVEFDGLGHAPQMQDPATFHRALLDDLAK, translated from the coding sequence ATGCGACGTTTTCCCCGCCGCGCGCTACTGCTCGCGTTGCTCTTCACCGGTGCGGCGCAGTCCGCGGAGTATGGTGGCCAGCTTGAAGGGTTCACCTACCCGTGGCCGCTGATGCACTTTGAGTTTCAGTCCCAGCGCCAGCCCTTAAGCATGGGGTATATGGATATCTCCGCCGATAAACCGAACGGCGAAACCGTGGTGCTGCTGCACGGCAAAAACTTTTGCGCCGCCACCTGGGAGAGCACCATTACCGCGCTGCATGATGCCGGTTACCGGGTGATTGCCCCCGATCAGATTGGCTTCTGCACCTCCACTAAACCGGCCAATTACCAGTACAGCTTCCAGCAGCTGGCGGAGAACACCCATCAGTTGCTGGCGAAGCTGGGAGTGAAAAAAGCGGTGATTATTGGGCACTCCACCGGCGGCATGCTGGCGACGCGCTATGCGTTGATGTACCCGAAAGAGACGCAGAAGCTGGTGATGGTTAACCCGATTGGTCTTGAGGACTGGAAGGCGAAGGGGGTGCCCTATCGCAGCGTGGATGCGTGGTATCAGCGCGAGCTGAAAACCACCGCGCAGAGCATTAAAGCCTACGAGCAGAAGACCTATTACATGGGTGAATGGAAGCCGGAATACAATAAATGGGTTGAGATGCTGGCGGGGTTAAATAACGGTCCGGGCAAAACGCGCGTGGCGTGGAACTCAGCGCTGATCTACGACATGATTTACACCCAGCCGGTCTTCTATGAGTTCAAGGATTTACGCGTGCCTACCACATTGTTTATCGGGACCGGTGATACGACCGCGCCCGGCAGCGATGATGCGCCGCCGGAAGTGAAAAAGGCGGTCGGCAACTACAAGGTATTGGGCAAAGAGGCGGCGGAGCTGATCCCCGATGCCCGGCTGGTGGAGTTTGATGGCTTAGGCCATGCGCCGCAGATGCAGGACCCGGCGACGTTTCACCGGGCGCTGCTCGACGATCTGGCAAAGTGA
- a CDS encoding CPCC family cysteine-rich protein → MMKIEFTYKEVMDFIRLHTLFSKSVEERVEALVENGVIENNLPLEALKHSYNKYIHSNIIYSRLIKNSFWEAVVKEICDSDIIIIDHSDFEIRGVCCEACGYIVFESYDDALFEICPVCFWQNDGTKGGQFSGCNHCTLDDYKRTDEFEARIMNGKLRYVSHSGKGDEKR, encoded by the coding sequence ATGATGAAGATTGAATTTACTTATAAGGAAGTAATGGATTTTATAAGGCTTCATACCTTATTTTCAAAGAGTGTAGAAGAACGGGTCGAGGCTCTGGTTGAAAACGGTGTTATTGAGAACAATTTACCCTTAGAGGCATTAAAGCACTCCTACAATAAATATATCCATAGCAACATTATTTACTCCAGGTTAATAAAAAATTCGTTTTGGGAGGCGGTCGTAAAAGAAATATGCGATAGCGATATCATCATAATTGATCACTCTGATTTTGAGATAAGAGGCGTGTGCTGCGAGGCTTGCGGTTATATTGTTTTCGAAAGTTATGACGATGCTCTTTTTGAGATATGCCCAGTATGTTTTTGGCAAAATGATGGCACGAAGGGCGGGCAGTTCAGCGGTTGTAACCATTGTACGCTGGATGATTATAAGCGTACTGATGAATTTGAAGCGAGAATTATGAATGGGAAATTAAGGTATGTATCCCATTCAGGTAAAGGTGACGAAAAGAGATGA
- the nikR gene encoding nickel-responsive transcriptional regulator NikR produces MQRVTLTLDDDLLAALDALSQRRGYHNRSEAARDLLRGALVQEAPADQQKQGFAVLTYVYEHEKRELASRLVATQHHHHDLSVATLHVHISHDDCLEIAVLKGKRGEIEHFADEVIAQRGVRHGHLQCLAQDHHTHS; encoded by the coding sequence ATGCAACGCGTTACCCTAACGCTTGATGACGATCTGCTCGCCGCCCTGGACGCGCTAAGCCAGCGGCGCGGCTACCACAACCGCTCAGAAGCCGCACGCGATCTGCTGCGCGGCGCACTGGTGCAAGAGGCTCCGGCGGATCAGCAGAAGCAGGGCTTTGCTGTGCTGACCTACGTGTATGAACATGAGAAGCGCGAGCTGGCAAGCCGCCTTGTCGCCACTCAGCACCACCATCACGATCTCTCAGTGGCCACCCTGCACGTGCACATCAGCCATGACGACTGCCTTGAGATTGCCGTACTAAAAGGCAAACGCGGCGAGATTGAGCATTTCGCCGATGAGGTGATCGCCCAGCGCGGCGTGCGCCACGGCCATTTACAGTGTCTGGCGCAGGACCACCATACCCACAGCTGA
- a CDS encoding colicin immunity domain-containing protein produces the protein MNVDANTKMLLKLIEKFINGDISACELEKRYMITWRNLRDSDGYSKLSEAQQLFFDRIFTTLDAYCAESELSEASDLDDEGVFTEVVRLSNALKRNLY, from the coding sequence GTGAATGTGGATGCAAATACAAAAATGTTGCTTAAGCTGATAGAGAAATTTATCAATGGTGATATTTCCGCCTGTGAACTTGAAAAAAGATATATGATCACATGGCGAAATCTCAGAGACAGTGATGGCTACAGTAAGCTTAGTGAAGCGCAACAACTTTTTTTCGATAGGATTTTTACGACTCTGGATGCCTACTGCGCTGAGTCTGAGTTAAGCGAGGCTAGCGATCTGGATGATGAGGGGGTGTTTACCGAGGTGGTTAGATTAAGTAACGCATTGAAACGAAATCTGTATTAG
- a CDS encoding SMI1/KNR4 family protein produces MSNTLLQATLDAFKTTHHLTLPERYARFLTVQRDATEITTPEGDVIYLFAHGDLLERNNTYAIQQVEPEYLLIGQDGDLGYFIHGKSRSETIYRQDLGALGALPLEPVAKSIDQLLT; encoded by the coding sequence ATGAGTAACACCCTGTTGCAGGCCACTCTGGACGCCTTCAAAACTACTCATCACCTGACGTTACCGGAGCGTTACGCACGCTTTCTCACGGTGCAGCGCGACGCTACCGAAATCACCACCCCCGAAGGTGATGTGATTTACCTTTTCGCCCATGGCGATCTGTTGGAGCGAAACAACACCTATGCCATCCAGCAGGTGGAGCCCGAGTATCTGCTGATTGGGCAGGATGGCGATCTGGGCTACTTTATCCACGGTAAATCGCGAAGTGAGACAATCTACAGACAGGATCTGGGCGCCCTTGGCGCGCTGCCGCTGGAGCCTGTCGCTAAGAGCATCGACCAGTTGCTCACCTGA
- a CDS encoding Imm50 family immunity protein, whose translation MFWNELEGAYLFNKVFSKPISIGKVDLFSVKIERDGPSVLIEFDLLEALPDNPLPRWQSHYNRCRCGLICAGVKTMQISGIATNMEVDVSIQDNSKLIMKGLGFSLDLECIYMHLSGPSVYLTGQ comes from the coding sequence ATGTTTTGGAACGAACTTGAAGGTGCTTATCTTTTTAATAAAGTCTTTTCAAAGCCTATATCTATAGGCAAAGTAGATCTTTTCTCGGTTAAAATTGAGCGGGACGGGCCCTCGGTGCTCATCGAATTTGATTTACTTGAGGCACTGCCAGATAATCCATTACCTCGCTGGCAGTCCCATTATAATAGATGTAGGTGTGGTCTTATCTGCGCAGGGGTTAAGACAATGCAAATATCCGGTATAGCTACAAATATGGAAGTAGATGTAAGTATCCAGGATAATAGCAAGCTCATTATGAAAGGCCTTGGCTTCAGTTTAGACCTGGAGTGTATCTACATGCATTTATCTGGCCCTTCGGTCTATTTAACTGGTCAATAA